GCAGTATTATTTGTGAGCCAAATGAATCCCGTGGATGATGTAGATAGTAAAGGAGCAAAAATTAAATTAAGTGTTCGTTCTGGAATTAAAATATTTCATAAAACGCCAGAGGTAATAAAAAGAAAAGTTGAAATTAAAGATTTGAAATTTGATGCTTCGAAGAAGCTACTGAATATCACATTTGAAAACCAATCTGATGCATGGACCGATGGAAAACTTATAACAGATATTGTTAATACAAATACTGGTAAAAAGATTAGTATTGCACCTATTGTATTCTATACATTACCAAGAAATACTCGTAAAATAAGCATTCCTATGCAAGATATAACCGAGAAAGGCTCTTATAACGCCTCAGTAATCATTGATTATGGGGATAACGAAACTTTAGAAATGGGAGAGCTAAATTTTGAATATGAGTAAAATAATAGTCATTTTATTTGTAATGATCTCTTTGTGCAGCAATGCGCAGGTTTCGTTTAATACATGGACAACAAACAACTATATGCAGGTAAATTCCTATAATGGAAACAGTAATCCTGATGCGTTAACTTCAAGATTTGAGACTAATGGCAATCTAAATATGCCGTACTGGAAAATTTCAGCAAAACTTAAACAAGCGATTACTTCTGCAGGCGGACAATATACGATTCCTGGAAATAAAATATCTTTTCAGCCAATATCTACATCCGGACAGGCTTACCCTAACCCTATTCCGTCATTCACACAGATTGGAGTTCCTCCTAATGTATTTTTACAGGAGAATACAGAAGTTTTTTTGATTCCTCAATCAAATGCTCCTTTGTATAATATGCCCTCAACGCCAAATGGCTATTACGACCTTCAGCTTAAATATGGAATTACCATAATGGGAGGTGCTTATTTGGGTGCTTATCCTACCTGGACAGATTTCACAGCACAAATAGAGTTTACAGCTTATGATCAATACAACAATGTGATTGGAAAAAAAACTGAGGTTTATAGGTTTCAGATTGCGAATCTATCAGGAACGCCACCCGTAACGCAGGAAATGTCTTTAAAGGTAAACGCCAATGTAGTAAACGGTTTTCTTGAATTCAATAGCATGCAAGATTATAACAATGGTAAGAGTGTAGTTTATCCTAGTGGTCTGCAAGTCACTACCAATACCAATTTTCAGATTAAAGTAAGATCATTACAGAGTCATTTCCAATCAATTACAGGTAATTACTCTATTCCTGTAGATGCTATGCACGTTACTTTACAACCTTTAGGTCAAAATAATCAGGTAATTTCCCCGGTAGCATTAAGTACAATAAGCCAAACTTTGGTTAAAGGAAATACCAGCCAAGGTACTACTTACAATTACGATATCAAATATTTCACATTGCCTCAGGATATGCAGTTCATTAATGCTAAATCTACTGAGTATTCTACTAGTTTACAGTACGAAATTACTCCTCAATAAATTTTATAAGATGCCTTTTTTAAGCAGAAGATTTTTGTTCACCCTTTTTATCGTTTTATTCAGTTGTATTTATATCAATGCGCAAAAAACTGAGTCGAATGTGATCATGGAAATTGAGCAGGAAAATTCAACATCTTATTCTAGGATTCTGAATATGGTTGTAAGTGTTCAGAATTTGAATTCTACTAATTTCAGTGGAAAAATTCAGTTTACCTATCCAAAAGGATTTAAAGTGATTACAGGTGACGAACCTTTAATAGAACTAAAACCCAACGAAAAAAAATATTTACCTGTAAGAATAATCTTACCTTCTGATGCTGAAGCAGGATCATCTCCTATAAAAGTTCGGCTGCTTGATCAGCTTGGGAATTTTATAACCGAAAGAATTAAAGAACATATTATTGAGATTAATAATGATCTGAATTTATCTTTATTAACAACCTCCATCTACAGATCTTCTAGCCAAGAGCCTTTATTAATAAAAGTGAGAGTAGGTAATACAGGAAATATCTCTCAGGATATTACTTTGGTATGCAAAATTCCTGATCCTGAAAATGGGAATCAATTTTTGGAGCAACAAGCTTTAATTAATGTAAAAAAAGATTCTACTTTTGTATTTACTTATCAACCTTCTAAAAGCCTATCTAGATTATCTAGCTTTACAATAAACGTTTCAGGTTTCAGAAATCCAGATAAAGAAATATTCAATACATCGACTATTTTGGTACAAAATATTTCCAGCGTTCAAAAATATCAAGATCCACAATTTAGTAATTTTACCGAAGACTCCAAAAATCAGATTACAACTTTATACAGGAGAATTGGAGACAATGCCGATATGTATCAGTTGACTGGTTCGGGTGGCTTCAACTTACCTTCCGGTTTTCTTAATATGAAAGGGAATATTGCATTTTTCAACAATCAGCGACAGCCTTTGGTAACCAATACCAATATTACCCTTGAGCAAGGTAATAATCAATATACAATTGGAAGTATCAATAAGTTTTTAGAGATGCCTTTGGCGGGAAGAGGGGTAGAATATAGTCATACTTTCAAAAAAAACACCAAACTGGAGGTTGGATTTATTGATCAGAATTTTAACCTTATTGAAAGAAATACCTTTTTAAAAAACGGCTATGGCTTTTTCACCAGAGGAACAATGAATATAAACAATAGCTCAAAAACTATTTCGGCAGGTTATAATTATCGCTATGACCCTTATGAGAAAACTAGCCATCACATTTTGGGAACAGAAACCCATTATACCTTTGATAAGGTCTGGATGGTGAATGCAAAAGTAAATGCCGGATTAAGTTCTTACGAATCTCAGGATTTGCTAAAACCATCGTTCTCTGCTGAATCTAACTATACCGGTGCTTTTAAAGATTATAATCTTAACGGAATTTACTTTTTCAGTTCTGGATATTATCCTGGAAACCGACGAGGAAGCGTACAGCTACAGCAGAATATTTCAAAGAGCTATAAAAACTATAATTATTTTGGTAATATTACCTACTCTAATTTTTCACCAAAATATTACTTTTTCGACAGACCTCAAGCTTCTGAAAACGTTAGAATGGAGATGGGAACTAAATTTCCCAATAGTAAAAATTTTAGTTTTGGCCTTTTATATCAGTTTCAAAACGAAAAATCTAACAGCTACAATAATTTCTTTGGAAACTTAAACTCTAATGAATTTCGAGAATTAACAACGCATAGATTGGTCGAACAAATTTCATGGTCACATACCAAAACAAAACAATATGCATCACTTACATTCGATACAGGTTTAGCAAAATATCCACTTAATGACAATCTAAAATTTCAAATGAAGTTGAATGGAAATTACAGCTTCAAAAAATTTAACATTAATACAATTTACCAATCGGGAAGTTATTATTTATCTGAATATGCATTATCTCATTTAATCTCGGATAACACCGATTATAAAAAACTTTCAGTTTCGCTTTTCTACAATAGTAATTTCATCAAAGACAAAGTTAACGTAAGTACAGGATTATCTTATATAGACGATATAATCTATGGGAAATCTCCTTCCGCATTTTTTAATGCGAAGTATAGTAGCAAAAATTTCAATGTATTTATGAACTCTTCTTGGTATAAATATTCGCTAGGAGACTTGGCAAATAATATTATAACATTTGAACTTGGTTTAACATTGAATTTAAAAAACTCAGTATTGAGCCCTTACAAAAAAGCAAAAATTCAGGTGTTTACTTTTTATGACGAAAACAACAACAATATTTTTGATTTGGGAGAAAACCCCGCTAATGACTACATCGTCAATATTAATAATACAGCGTTAAAAACTACCACAGACGGAATGGCAACCTATAAGAGTGTGCCTTTCGGAAAATATAAACTAAAACAGCATATTCAGCAAGGCTGGTATTATGATGAAACTGATTTTAATGTTGATTCTCACACCTATCTTTTGCATATTCCGCTTCATCAAAACGGAACGCTTTTAGGTAATATATCTTTTGATTACAATGCGAAAACGGCATTGGAATTTGAGCATAGAGCGTCTTCTGTAACATTCAAAATTCTTAAAGGGAATGAGGTTGTACAAAAATTAGAAAGTGATGACCAAGGGAAAATAACCTCTTTTTTACCTACAGGCAGTTACACAATTTTTATTGATACCTCTAGCCTTCCTCCCAATACATATTGCGAAACTCAAAGCTTTGATATTAATGTAAAAGCCGGAGAAATGGTAGTTGTTCCTGATTTCATTATTAAAGTAAGAGAGAAAAAAGTGAATAAAAAAACGTTCAGCAATTAAGATAGTAGTTGATGATTGCTAGAATGATATAAAGAATCTTAGAATCTATAAATAGGTTATCAAGAAGTCACTAAATAATTTACGAAAAATAAATAATCAAACCACAACAGAAGCTTTTCTGCTCGGATTTTTTGTTTTTATCATCTATATTTCCTTTTCATACAGTCATTTATGATGTATAGAGTATGAATTATTGTTATACATTAAATTATCCAATCCATATTTTTGTATGTATCGAATGTTAAATCGTTGTAATAGATTATTTTTTATAGTATCTTTCGCCACAAAATAACTATCTTTATTATAAAAATATTAATTATTCATAATATTTTATTGAATCTCAACAAAGGGACTCCCGCAATATGAAAAGTAAAATTATCGGTGTAGGCAACTACATACCATTAGAAACTATTACCAATCTGTTTTTCGACAACCATATTTTCCTTAATGAAAAGGGCGAAAACCTAAAGGAAGACAACCACTTAATTACCAGTAAATTAAAAAAAATTACAGGAATTGAAGAAAGAAGATATGCTAGTGACAATCAGGTAACTTCTGATTTGGGATTTATTGCGGCTAAAAATGCAATAGAAAACTCGAAAATTGATCCTGAAACTTTAGATTATATTATTTTTGCTCACAATTTTGGCGATGTAAAGTCTGGTACGATACAGTCGGATGCCGTTCCTAGTCTTGCATCAAGAGTAAAAAATTTATTACAGATTAAAAATAATTTCTGTGTTGGTTACGATTTACTATTTGGATGCCCAGGCTGGATTGAAGGAGTGATTCAGGCTAATGCATTCATTAAATCGGGTATCGCTAAAAGATGCTTGGTTATTGGAGCGGAAACTCTTTCTCGTGTGACAGACCCGCATGACAGAGACAGCATGATTTATGCAGACGGAGCAGGAGCAATCATTTTAGAAGCCAATGAAGATGACGATGATTCGGGTATAAAATCTCATATTTCGGCATCTCATACCTATAAAGAGAAAGATTTTTTAAATTTTGGGAAGTCTTATAATACCGATAATTGCCCAGA
The sequence above is a segment of the Chryseobacterium turcicum genome. Coding sequences within it:
- a CDS encoding fimbrial biogenesis chaperone, whose protein sequence is MNKITLLFYFLVIQISAQTGISVSPPRVYFESAPGVSSTQTVTVSNVSEKHALDLAISLGDWNYDEKGDNIIQAAGTLENSCASWININKNDNYFSLGPGEKKELEITLTSPALPKDKLSVHTAVLFVSQMNPVDDVDSKGAKIKLSVRSGIKIFHKTPEVIKRKVEIKDLKFDASKKLLNITFENQSDAWTDGKLITDIVNTNTGKKISIAPIVFYTLPRNTRKISIPMQDITEKGSYNASVIIDYGDNETLEMGELNFEYE
- a CDS encoding COG1470 family protein, coding for MPFLSRRFLFTLFIVLFSCIYINAQKTESNVIMEIEQENSTSYSRILNMVVSVQNLNSTNFSGKIQFTYPKGFKVITGDEPLIELKPNEKKYLPVRIILPSDAEAGSSPIKVRLLDQLGNFITERIKEHIIEINNDLNLSLLTTSIYRSSSQEPLLIKVRVGNTGNISQDITLVCKIPDPENGNQFLEQQALINVKKDSTFVFTYQPSKSLSRLSSFTINVSGFRNPDKEIFNTSTILVQNISSVQKYQDPQFSNFTEDSKNQITTLYRRIGDNADMYQLTGSGGFNLPSGFLNMKGNIAFFNNQRQPLVTNTNITLEQGNNQYTIGSINKFLEMPLAGRGVEYSHTFKKNTKLEVGFIDQNFNLIERNTFLKNGYGFFTRGTMNINNSSKTISAGYNYRYDPYEKTSHHILGTETHYTFDKVWMVNAKVNAGLSSYESQDLLKPSFSAESNYTGAFKDYNLNGIYFFSSGYYPGNRRGSVQLQQNISKSYKNYNYFGNITYSNFSPKYYFFDRPQASENVRMEMGTKFPNSKNFSFGLLYQFQNEKSNSYNNFFGNLNSNEFRELTTHRLVEQISWSHTKTKQYASLTFDTGLAKYPLNDNLKFQMKLNGNYSFKKFNINTIYQSGSYYLSEYALSHLISDNTDYKKLSVSLFYNSNFIKDKVNVSTGLSYIDDIIYGKSPSAFFNAKYSSKNFNVFMNSSWYKYSLGDLANNIITFELGLTLNLKNSVLSPYKKAKIQVFTFYDENNNNIFDLGENPANDYIVNINNTALKTTTDGMATYKSVPFGKYKLKQHIQQGWYYDETDFNVDSHTYLLHIPLHQNGTLLGNISFDYNAKTALEFEHRASSVTFKILKGNEVVQKLESDDQGKITSFLPTGSYTIFIDTSSLPPNTYCETQSFDINVKAGEMVVVPDFIIKVREKKVNKKTFSN
- a CDS encoding 3-oxoacyl-ACP synthase III family protein gives rise to the protein MKSKIIGVGNYIPLETITNLFFDNHIFLNEKGENLKEDNHLITSKLKKITGIEERRYASDNQVTSDLGFIAAKNAIENSKIDPETLDYIIFAHNFGDVKSGTIQSDAVPSLASRVKNLLQIKNNFCVGYDLLFGCPGWIEGVIQANAFIKSGIAKRCLVIGAETLSRVTDPHDRDSMIYADGAGAIILEANEDDDDSGIKSHISASHTYKEKDFLNFGKSYNTDNCPDTRYIKMDGRKIYEFALINVPDAMKKCLDQSGYTIDQLDKIIIHQANEKMDEAIVNRFYQLYDTPPPPDIMPMVISKLGNSSVATIPTLLTMILNNELPTHSIKKNDIVLFASVGAGMNINAFVYKF